A stretch of Imperialibacter roseus DNA encodes these proteins:
- a CDS encoding putative phage abortive infection protein, with amino-acid sequence MKKFLSEKASVVLIFLGVVLIALGLLLFLWNDLQLSYSAPINNDKFGQFGDFIGGIVGSIWALAGVILFYVALTEQRKDLKINQQVLQQQIKEFELQRKELEETRQVFNLQKFDNTFFNLLKVQNDIFNSMSVDSRKIRTSGSDRKEEHKTHSGNRFFAYALFATDNWYEQLPKYRNSTDKDLKPKYLEYLNTKHKGINKNLLQLLDNFSIDNSQTSLYKLAFYRFYVGHISDFSKYVSHLSQILEYLDNTSSNNPELDYSNYPKFIKAQLSNDEKLIIWLVNEIEGNDQSLFLKHEIFKGMRPRIDLEELKEYC; translated from the coding sequence ATGAAAAAGTTCCTAAGTGAAAAAGCAAGTGTAGTTCTCATTTTTCTTGGGGTGGTTCTAATTGCTCTTGGACTACTTCTATTCCTTTGGAACGACCTTCAACTCTCATATTCTGCACCAATTAACAATGATAAGTTTGGGCAGTTTGGAGACTTCATTGGCGGAATAGTCGGGTCTATATGGGCACTTGCCGGTGTAATCCTATTTTATGTAGCCCTTACAGAGCAAAGGAAAGACCTTAAAATAAATCAACAAGTCTTACAGCAGCAGATTAAAGAATTTGAACTTCAGAGAAAGGAACTCGAAGAAACGAGACAAGTATTTAACCTTCAAAAATTTGATAACACCTTTTTCAATCTGCTAAAGGTTCAAAATGATATTTTTAACTCTATGTCCGTTGATTCAAGAAAAATCAGAACATCAGGATCAGATCGAAAAGAAGAACACAAAACACATAGTGGAAATAGATTCTTTGCATACGCATTATTTGCCACTGATAATTGGTATGAACAGCTACCAAAATACAGAAACAGTACGGACAAAGACTTGAAGCCGAAGTACCTCGAATACCTCAACACAAAGCATAAAGGTATCAATAAAAACTTGCTCCAATTGCTAGATAACTTTTCAATAGACAATAGCCAAACATCTCTATACAAACTCGCATTTTATAGATTTTACGTTGGCCATATTTCGGATTTTAGCAAATACGTATCTCACCTAAGTCAAATTTTAGAATACCTTGATAACACCTCTAGTAATAATCCAGAGCTGGATTATTCTAATTACCCTAAATTTATCAAGGCACAACTTTCAAATGATGAAAAGCTGATAATTTGGTTAGTGAACGAAATCGAAGGAAATGATCAATCTCTATTCCTGAAACATGAAATTTTCAAGGGGATGAGACCCAGAATCGACTTAGAAGAGCTGAAGGAATATTGCTAA